The Perca fluviatilis chromosome 3, GENO_Pfluv_1.0, whole genome shotgun sequence nucleotide sequence atttgtatttgtgtcaaaatgacatataaacatcttttcctattctattttgcctggaaacacttccaacacgcttgcatgtcgggtgaaaaataggcgtcggtgctatttctagcaggcacgcgttttccCCCGTGAGAGAGGCGCGCCTGAGATGTGCGTGTCACGCAGTCagcgtgcacgctctaacctgttaacatgggagccgaaatataaacggacacgccatgcagctgacacgctcacgccacgcagccagtgtgaagGAGCCCTTAGTCAGAGGAACAAAATCGTACCTGACTTGTTTGTACCTTCTAAAGGGACAAATATTGTATCTTCGAGGATCAATTATGTACAAAGGTACAACAAAGTACCTCTGGAAAAGGTACAATATTGTCCCATTAAGGTACCGCCCCAGTGACAAAGCCATGCTGTACCTATTAGTGGCAAATAAAGTTCCTTTTTCTTCCTTTAGTGTGGTGATTCTATTGAAACGAATTGATTCGGGTCTGAAATGTCGCTGACATAACTCCTGGTGTTCCTGAGCCCTTTGAAATATAGTGAGATTATTGAGATTTATACCTGCAGCTTTTCCTCCGTAGTTTGTCGGACCCTCTTTGTCTCTGACAGCGTTGCAGCCAGTTCCTCTCCCTGCTGCAGGCGGAAGTGGAGCTCCTGCTCCAGAGGCCTCAGGGTCTCTTCTGGCTGCCGAGCGCTGGCCCGAGACCTTTGTCTGTGGGCTCTGTGCTCTATGTGCTGTTGTAGATGTTCAGAACGCGCTTGGAGCTCCTTGATCCGATGACTGTCATCATCCATTGATGAGTGTATCTGGTGTAGACGTCTATGCATTTCTGTTGATAATGGGTTAACATTTCTGGTTATAGAAACGTCATGAGGAAGAAGTCGCTCAccaaaaaatgtagaaaatgtaAACTGGTTTGAACACATACCTTGTTCTCGGTCCAGCTCTTCCTGTAACTGCTCCTCCCAATGCTCGCTGTGCATCAAATCTGCCTCATTCTGCCTCAGACGCTGCTCCAGTTTCTCCAGTTCGCCTTCAGGGACCGGAGTCAGACCAGGAACTGTGGCAGACGACCGTGCTCGCTCCAacacctctgtctctctctccagagCGTGAAGCTGAATCTCCAGGTCTTGCAGCCTATACTGCTGCTGCAGAATCTGCCTAAACATCTCCTCTTTGGAGGAGGAAGGGGGAATTGCCTCCACAGGGTTGACAGGGTCTAGGAAAGAGACAGGGGAAGCTCTGGGTTCTGGGGAGTCTCGGGGTGACGGAGACCAGGCCCGGCTGGGTTTGGTCCTCTTGGGATGTGTTGAGGGGCCCAGACTGAAGGTGAGAGCCTTGTGTGGCTCGTTGCGTTTGAGGGGCTCGGGTTCTGATGGTTGGGGAAGGGGAAAACGTCTTTTTGTTTCGGGTGTGTCTCGAGCATCACTGAGGCTGGGACCTGTCCTCCGCAGAATGAACTGGACCTCTGAAGCCAGCTGTCCCAGCTGAGCCAGAAGCTGAAGAGGACAGTCGTCGGCAACCAGCTGTCTCTCAGTGCCTCGTATCTTGAAGATAAGAATGTAACGACCGGTCTGACCTGTGGAAAATACAGATACATGAAGGATTAATACTTAACAGCTTGTTTTATTACAAGCAACAAACAGCTGGATGTTGTGGAAAGGGGGCTGCATAAGAACAGTATTGCAGGAAGAATTAACTGTTTAATAGTGAGAATTTTC carries:
- the LOC120555411 gene encoding ras association domain-containing protein 8-like isoform X2, whose amino-acid sequence is MELKVWVEGAVRVVCGLSLKTSCQDVVIALAQAIRQTGRYILIFKIRGTERQLVADDCPLQLLAQLGQLASEVQFILRRTGPSLSDARDTPETKRRFPLPQPSEPEPLKRNEPHKALTFSLGPSTHPKRTKPSRAWSPSPRDSPEPRASPVSFLDPVNPVEAIPPSSSKEEMFRQILQQQYRLQDLEIQLHALERETEVLERARSSATVPGLTPVPEGELEKLEQRLRQNEADLMHSEHWEEQLQEELDREQEMHRRLHQIHSSMDDDSHRIKELQARSEHLQQHIEHRAHRQRSRASARQPEETLRPLEQELHFRLQQGEELAATLSETKRVRQTTEEKLQDRWKTVEDLNMELRQ
- the LOC120555411 gene encoding ras association domain-containing protein 7-like isoform X1, with product MELKVWVEGAVRVVCGLSLKTSCQDVVIALAQAIRQTGRYILIFKIRGTERQLVADDCPLQLLAQLGQLASEVQFILRRTGPSLSDARDTPETKRRFPLPQPSEPEPLKRNEPHKALTFSLGPSTHPKRTKPSRAWSPSPRDSPEPRASPVSFLDPVNPVEAIPPSSSKEEMFRQILQQQYRLQDLEIQLHALERETEVLERARSSATVPGLTPVPEGELEKLEQRLRQNEADLMHSEHWEEQLQEELDREQEMHRRLHQIHSSMDDDSHRIKELQARSEHLQQHIEHRAHRQRSRASARQPEETLRPLEQELHFRLQQGEELAATLSETKRVRQTTEEKLQDRWKTVEDLNMELRQCKLQQFIQQTGSPNADQTNFLPVPEVYLSSAGIME